AAAAAGTGTTCGCTCACATGGACGACAACATCATGTTGCTTGATGTGACAGACGACCACCAACTGCGTATCGCCGATCTGAACCAGTCAGCCAAGCACACCTTGGGACAACACGCAGACTCCTGTATCGGTTCTTATTTAGAATCCGTCATGCCGATTCAAAATCTCACCCAATTAGAGACCCTCAAATATCAAAGTATCCATGACCAAACGACGACCCATCTGGAGAACATCTTTTGCTATCGAGATAGTCGCTATTACGATGTCACAATGACCCCTCTGCTTGATATCGATGGCAAGGTAAAACGCATGGTCTTTGTGAAACGAGAAGTGACCGATAAAATTTTGCGAGAAGAGGAGCGCCGCCAACGAGCGCAAGAATTTCAAATGTTGGTCGAAAACTCGACCGACACCATCGTTAGGCATGATCTAACCGGCCGGCGCATCTATGTAAACCCGACTTTTCGTCGTCTATATGGACACTACTCTGCTAGCGAGTTAATCAAGCCGCCCAAGTTCTTTCCTGGTGGAAAAGAGGGTGAACAATATCAGGAGCATATCCATACGGTTATCCGCACAGGCAAGCCTTTAGAGTTCGAGTTTCATACCTTAGTCAGCATTGAAAAGCGTTGTGCCTTGATAAGCTTGGTCCCAGAAAAAGACTCATTGGGCAATATTACCCATATCCTGGCGATAGGTCGCGATATCACTCTGCTTAAGCAATACCGCCAAGAACAAGAAATGGCGCAACAGCAACTGCGGCGCTTATCCGCCTATAACGAAAAAGTACGCGAAAATGAACGCAAATACATCGCTCGTGAGGTACATGATGAGCTGGGACAGCGCTTAACAGCCCTGAAATTTGGTATGCAAAGTCTCGCGCTTCAGCTTAAAGACAATCCTCCTATATTGCCGACCTTGACCCAACTCCACACCCATCTAAATGAGACGATCGCCTTTGCACGTAATCTTGTTTCTCGTCTGCGTCCAAGCGCTTTAGATATGGGTATGGTGGCAGCCCTCGAGTGGCTTATCGAGGATTACCGCCATCGCAACCCCAAGTGCCACTATCAACTGCGCGTCTCTCAATCCGAGATCACCTTAGATGAGGATATTGCGATCGCATTATTTCGTTTGGTGCAAGAATCTCTCAATAATGCCTACAAGCACGCCAACGCAACGCTCGTGACCATTGCTCTCAATGTCTGTGATGATCAATTGATTCTGACGGTGCGAGATAACGGCTGTGGTTTCGACCCAAACCAAACCAACCATCATGCCTCTTTTGGTTTGATTGGTATGCGTGAACGAGTGCTTGCCATGCAGGCAAAATTTGCTTTAGAGAGCGTCTTAGGGGAAGGAACCCAAATTGAAATCTGCATTCCATTAATACCACAGGAGGTCGCGTAATGAGTGTCAACTTGTTGATTGTAGATGACCACTTAATTGTTCGAGAAGGTCTCAAGCAGTTGTTATCACTTTACTCAGATTTTCACATTGTGAGTGAAGCCAGTAATGGCAATGACTTACTCGAGCAATTGCAAGAGAAACCACAATATCCCGATTTGATTACCTTGGATATTTTGATGCCCGGACTCAGTGGAACGGCGTTAATTGAGCGACTTAGAGAGGATTACCCTCACATCCCGGTTTTGGTTCTGAGCATGCACAACGAAACACAAATTATTCGTCGGGCACTATTGGCAGGGGCCAAAGGCTATCTGACCAAAGATTGCGATGCGGACACTTTAGTTGAAGCGATTCGCCGCATTGCCAACGGTGGGCGGTACTTAGAGTGTGATATTGCTGAAAAATTGGCATTTGAGCCGGCAGAAATTCTCGCCAATGAGGAAAAACACCAATCATTATCCAAACGAGAGTTTCACGTTTTTTGCTTACTCGCCAAAGGGTTATCCGTTAACGATATTGCTGAGCAACTGCATATCAGCAACAAAACCGTAAGCACCCATAAGTTTCGTTTAATGCAAAAAATGGATCTCAACAGCAACAGTGAAATTGTTCGTTATGCCCTCGCCCACAACCTTATTCAGTAATTCATAGATATACCCAAGTAACCGCATCTTGAGGTCATTTGGGTATATGGAACTAGCCATGAGATTCGACCACATAAGCAATGGAGAACGACACCCTCGCACTCTTGTGTAGGGCATCGCCAACCACCCAATGCCACAAGCCCGAAGGACTTGATGGCACAGTCAAATCTTAGAGATAGGAACATAACGGATGATGTCGTTAACAATTCAAACCGGTTCGGCCGGCGGAATGAGTGGCCTAGGCGGTCTAGGCGATATGGGTTCATCAAATTCACTCTCTGGCTCCAACTCCCTTGGACTGAGTGGACAAGATTCAGGATTACTTGGCTCACAAAGTGGTCAAAGCAATCCACTTGAGCAGTTGATCGGCATGATGGTGAAAGCCCTACTGAAAATGGTGCAAGGTGGCGAAAGTGGCGCCTCAGGCCAAGATCAGGGGACAGGCGCAAGCCAAGGTGGCCAAGGTTCCGATTTAGGTGACATGCTTAAACAACTGCTTGAGCAAATGACCCAAGGAACCCAAGGTAATAGTGGAGCATCTACCGGCCAAGGCGGCGACGGTAATAGCTCTGGTGCTCAAGGTCAAATGAGCATGGAAGAGATGATGAAACTGCTCATGATGATGATGAAACTCATGATGAACGGTTCAGACTCAAGTAGCTCAGACAGTGGCGCCGGCGCAATAGGTGGCACTGGTGGCACAGGGGGTTCTGGCGGTGCTAGTGGTCTTGGCGGCGCAAACAGCTTAGGTGGTTCAGGTTCCACCGATGGCGGTTTTTCGATGCGAGATTTGGGAAAAAGCCTCGTCGATTTGGGTAATAGTTTGATGCAAGGTTCGAGTGAAAGTGCCCTCAACAATACCATCTCACCAACTCAAGATGGCGGTGGTCAAATCGGTGATATGTTCAAAGATGTACTCAAACTGGTGGCAAAAATGATGGACAACAACAGCGGATCATTTGGGCAATCAGGATTAGGGCTAGGTGACGCGATGGGTGGAATGGGTGGCCAAAGTGGTGCTCCTTCCGTCTCACTTTCGATCGGCTGAACTCATTGAGTGAACAGGCTCTGGAGTCCAGAGCTTGTTTTTACGTGTAACAGGACCAACTATGACGCAACAAAACTCAACCACCCCACAAACATGGCTAGAGCTGATTGAAAAAGGTGACGGCTATCTTAATCCAAAGCAACGCCAAGCATTTGAACAAGCCATAGAACTTGTCATGGAACGACTCACTATCACGTTGGGGCGACATTCCACCCCTGCAGAGCAAAATGAACCTTTTGATTTTTCAACCTATATTGAACGTTTAGAAGATCGTTTCCTTGCCGATGCAGAGCAAGAGTCTGAACTTGAGCAAGATGCCGCACTCACCGCAGCTCGTGTTGTTTCTCATATTGCTCAATTAATTCAATCCCACACTCCTCACTAATTCCTCACTAGATACCTTGTCCCTGCCCACCATGTGGCAGGGCTAATCTCACCCTTCTCTGGAACTTTTTTACCCTCCGACGCCACCCATCTAAAAACCGTTGGCAAGCCGTGGTTGCTGACACCAGCCCAATGAAACGTATCGCACAACGCACTCAGTATCCGGAGCCTAAGCCCAATGAATATTCAAGCCATACCGAATACGCCACCACAACCCTTAGAGCCGATAACGCCACTCGCTGCAGCGACCAAAACGGTTGCTCCTGTCATGGTCAATCCAGCACAAGACATGGCCGACTCCATGGAAGAGATCTCGATGAGATTTAGCGAAAATGTGGAAAAAAGTACCAAGAGTCTAGCTGAACGGAGTATTAAAACTCGCTCAGAACAGCGCGTAGAAAAACTGGCAGAGCTCTACCAAATGCTGACCAGCCAAGACACCAACACATTAAATCAGGAAGTACGTAGACTTCTTGCCCTAAGCCAGCAACAGATGCAGCTTGATGATTTGCTCAAAAGTGTTGGCGGCGATCCAGCTAAAGCGGAGGTGCTGCTACAAAAAGCCTTATTGCAAGCCAAAGGCTCTCGTCCAGCCGAGCAAATTGCGCGCTTAGAACAATTGAGCCAAGAACTGCATGAACAACATGGTGCTCAGGTGATGGCTGGCCTTAACACCGCTGGTGCATTGGCTATGTTTAGCCAAGACCCCGACAATCGCCAATCGCTGCGCCAGCTTTACTATCAACATGTTGTTGGCCAAGCGTCACTCGCAACGCTTTTTGATGCCTTGTTAACCCGTTTTGATGAACACCATTTTGCTCAAGGCATTCATACTTTAATGCGGGCAATGACCGACGATTTGGCTGCGCAATTTCCATCACTACCTCGCGGGCATTTGCGAGTATTACTGCGCGATCTCACCGCAAGTCAGCAACTCACTAATATTCTCAATGGCGTACAAGCCATGCTACTTAAATTATCGGCTAAAGGCATGCTCAAAGAGATGAGCGCCGCTCGCCTTACTCGCCGACTGATCGATTTTACCCAAACCAGCCTCTACCCAAGAGAGGTAAAAACGTTAAGTAATGAAACGGTCGGAGAGAATCCTTTAGCACATGTAGTGCTGCTTAACACCCTTTATCCCCTGATTCAAAAAATGCCACTACCACTATGGAAAGACAGCAAATCCCGTCAGAGCACCCTTAATCTCATTTTGCGTTTGATGACCGAATACGCACATTACGAACGACAACAAAACGCCCAGTCAGCAGGGAGTTCTAACCCACAATGAACCAACTTTTTATTCTACTCAATCGCTTCGCTATCAGTGCGATGAAACGCTCCGAAATTGTTGGAGCCACCTTCGTTATTGCCATTGTGTTTATGATGATCATCCCCCTACCAACGGGGTTGGTAGATGTTTTGATCGCTCTGA
This genomic window from Vibrio tritonius contains:
- a CDS encoding PAS domain-containing sensor histidine kinase — its product is MDKLTPDFYHQSEVDVLRHENALLKTLIEETYDPAIVVIDPHDDFHFTFVNQATCRLFQLSKPQLYQRQPWHLNPACNRSRLTKMKEELHRHKSLSYEIYFYPDNAPPRLIHIIANDFVYQDTHKIIAYLRDITDEKQAEQAHRDRELSSQTRLIEREYKKVFAHMDDNIMLLDVTDDHQLRIADLNQSAKHTLGQHADSCIGSYLESVMPIQNLTQLETLKYQSIHDQTTTHLENIFCYRDSRYYDVTMTPLLDIDGKVKRMVFVKREVTDKILREEERRQRAQEFQMLVENSTDTIVRHDLTGRRIYVNPTFRRLYGHYSASELIKPPKFFPGGKEGEQYQEHIHTVIRTGKPLEFEFHTLVSIEKRCALISLVPEKDSLGNITHILAIGRDITLLKQYRQEQEMAQQQLRRLSAYNEKVRENERKYIAREVHDELGQRLTALKFGMQSLALQLKDNPPILPTLTQLHTHLNETIAFARNLVSRLRPSALDMGMVAALEWLIEDYRHRNPKCHYQLRVSQSEITLDEDIAIALFRLVQESLNNAYKHANATLVTIALNVCDDQLILTVRDNGCGFDPNQTNHHASFGLIGMRERVLAMQAKFALESVLGEGTQIEICIPLIPQEVA
- a CDS encoding response regulator transcription factor yields the protein MSVNLLIVDDHLIVREGLKQLLSLYSDFHIVSEASNGNDLLEQLQEKPQYPDLITLDILMPGLSGTALIERLREDYPHIPVLVLSMHNETQIIRRALLAGAKGYLTKDCDADTLVEAIRRIANGGRYLECDIAEKLAFEPAEILANEEKHQSLSKREFHVFCLLAKGLSVNDIAEQLHISNKTVSTHKFRLMQKMDLNSNSEIVRYALAHNLIQ
- the sctW gene encoding type III secretion system gatekeeper subunit SctW: MNIQAIPNTPPQPLEPITPLAAATKTVAPVMVNPAQDMADSMEEISMRFSENVEKSTKSLAERSIKTRSEQRVEKLAELYQMLTSQDTNTLNQEVRRLLALSQQQMQLDDLLKSVGGDPAKAEVLLQKALLQAKGSRPAEQIARLEQLSQELHEQHGAQVMAGLNTAGALAMFSQDPDNRQSLRQLYYQHVVGQASLATLFDALLTRFDEHHFAQGIHTLMRAMTDDLAAQFPSLPRGHLRVLLRDLTASQQLTNILNGVQAMLLKLSAKGMLKEMSAARLTRRLIDFTQTSLYPREVKTLSNETVGENPLAHVVLLNTLYPLIQKMPLPLWKDSKSRQSTLNLILRLMTEYAHYERQQNAQSAGSSNPQ